One genomic region from Stutzerimonas decontaminans encodes:
- a CDS encoding TonB-dependent receptor plug domain-containing protein — protein MRRHALAMACIMVSGAGAAAETTELNPMVVTATRSSVSLADAPAAMTVITAEQIRARGATNLLEALRGTPGITLNGRQVGGRKTLSIRGAEDRHTLVLIDGRRISSTDDTIGHSDYQYGWVGIEQIERIEVVRGPMSALYGSEAIGGVINIITRQAQREWSGGVTLRGDVGEGDTGNGHRLAARASGPLAERLNVAVAVEEVRRESTPWEQDRRVSEMEGQDRQTGSLAISYRPFEGQTLKLDLLRSDETRDRDQQYAYYTRPIYLDTYELERRQNSMAWNADWGDLQSQLRFTRSEFDVTNKRTQNLAPTRPQSIRDDVWDGSLNVHIGEDHALTVGGEHRDERLENAGLIGGSDSATHQAVFIQDEIALATDWALTLGARLDDHEIFGRETSPRAWLVWRATPELTFKAGYGEAFRAPTLKQISPNYVGAEGPHTFLGNADIKPETSRSFELGVDWHDERGAYTANVYRNEIDDLIYYRRLRTEPGIPPRTIYQYDNIEQARIEGLELTGRRELGYGIALGATVNWMDPRDARTEAKLNGRPEFTATPSLEWTMARWNALVQWEYIGKQYLEGSNGQERAPSYSIVNASLGYRLQDNLTLRGGVLNIGDVRLEDKSELFGYAEQGRTGWLAVEAGF, from the coding sequence ATGCGCAGGCACGCGCTGGCAATGGCATGCATCATGGTTTCCGGAGCGGGGGCAGCCGCCGAGACGACCGAGCTCAATCCGATGGTGGTTACGGCCACCCGCAGCTCCGTCTCATTGGCAGACGCGCCAGCTGCGATGACCGTTATCACCGCCGAGCAGATCCGCGCGCGAGGTGCGACCAACCTGCTTGAGGCGCTCCGTGGGACACCGGGCATCACCCTCAATGGGCGCCAGGTTGGAGGTCGCAAGACCTTGAGCATTCGCGGCGCCGAAGATCGCCACACGCTCGTGCTGATCGATGGCCGACGCATCTCCTCGACCGATGACACGATTGGCCACTCCGACTACCAGTACGGGTGGGTCGGTATCGAGCAGATCGAGCGCATCGAGGTAGTCCGCGGCCCGATGTCCGCCCTTTACGGCTCCGAAGCGATTGGCGGGGTGATCAATATCATTACCCGCCAGGCCCAACGCGAATGGAGCGGCGGGGTAACCCTGCGTGGGGATGTGGGTGAAGGCGACACCGGCAATGGCCATCGTTTGGCCGCGCGGGCGTCAGGCCCACTGGCCGAAAGGTTGAATGTCGCTGTGGCCGTCGAAGAGGTGCGCCGCGAATCGACACCTTGGGAGCAGGATCGGCGAGTGTCGGAAATGGAGGGGCAGGATCGCCAGACGGGAAGCCTTGCGATCAGTTACCGGCCGTTTGAGGGACAGACGCTTAAGCTGGACCTGCTTCGCAGCGATGAAACCCGTGATCGTGACCAGCAGTACGCCTATTACACTCGTCCGATCTACCTGGATACCTACGAGCTTGAGCGACGCCAAAACTCGATGGCCTGGAACGCCGACTGGGGCGACCTGCAGTCGCAACTGCGCTTTACCCGTTCGGAATTCGACGTCACCAACAAGCGTACGCAAAACCTGGCCCCAACGCGCCCCCAGTCGATCCGTGATGACGTATGGGACGGCAGCCTCAATGTTCACATCGGCGAAGACCATGCCCTCACCGTAGGCGGAGAGCATCGGGACGAACGCTTGGAGAACGCCGGCCTGATCGGCGGCTCGGACTCCGCAACACACCAAGCGGTGTTCATCCAGGATGAGATTGCATTGGCGACGGATTGGGCATTGACTCTGGGCGCGCGCCTCGACGATCACGAAATCTTCGGGCGCGAGACCAGCCCCCGCGCATGGCTCGTCTGGCGCGCCACCCCAGAATTGACGTTCAAGGCAGGATACGGCGAGGCCTTCCGCGCACCGACGCTCAAACAGATCTCGCCGAACTACGTTGGGGCCGAAGGCCCACATACGTTTCTCGGAAACGCCGATATCAAGCCGGAAACCAGTCGGTCGTTCGAGCTGGGCGTCGATTGGCATGACGAGCGTGGCGCCTATACCGCAAACGTCTACCGCAACGAGATCGACGATCTGATCTATTACCGGCGCCTGCGCACCGAGCCCGGCATACCGCCGCGCACGATCTATCAGTACGACAACATCGAACAAGCTCGAATCGAGGGCTTGGAGCTCACCGGGCGCCGCGAGTTGGGATACGGCATTGCATTGGGCGCGACGGTCAACTGGATGGACCCGCGCGACGCTCGGACCGAAGCCAAGCTCAACGGACGTCCAGAGTTCACAGCTACGCCTTCGCTGGAATGGACCATGGCGAGGTGGAACGCGCTGGTGCAGTGGGAGTATATCGGCAAGCAGTACCTGGAAGGCTCGAACGGGCAGGAGCGCGCACCCAGCTACAGCATCGTCAACGCAAGCCTCGGGTACAGACTGCAAGACAACCTGACGCTACGTGGTGGCGTGCTTAACATCGGCGACGTGCGACTGGAGGACAAATCCGAACTGTTTGGCTACGCCGAACAGGGTCGCACCGGTTGGCTGGCGGTGGAGGCCGGGTTCTGA
- a CDS encoding RES family NAD+ phosphorylase, which yields MRAWRISKAKRAADLSGLGAAIEGGRWNDAEVAAVYLGLSPAICCLETFVHQNQRPVIPMKITELELPDDPDLYFEPAESELPVGWAALPADTPSMSFGTDWLNRASHLGLIVPSAVLPLERNIVLNPRHPAITRVKVSRIIDFTYDDRLFAIRP from the coding sequence ATGCGCGCATGGCGTATATCCAAAGCCAAACGTGCTGCAGACCTGTCCGGCCTGGGCGCTGCGATTGAGGGTGGACGCTGGAATGATGCCGAAGTAGCAGCTGTTTACTTGGGACTATCTCCCGCTATCTGCTGCCTAGAAACGTTTGTGCATCAGAACCAGCGTCCGGTGATTCCCATGAAAATTACCGAACTCGAACTGCCAGACGATCCTGACCTGTATTTTGAACCCGCTGAAAGCGAACTACCGGTGGGCTGGGCAGCATTGCCGGCCGACACGCCCAGCATGTCCTTTGGCACGGACTGGTTGAATCGCGCCTCCCATCTGGGACTGATCGTGCCTTCTGCCGTTCTGCCGCTCGAGCGAAACATCGTACTTAACCCAAGACACCCGGCGATCACGCGCGTAAAGGTCAGCCGGATAATTGACTTTACGTACGACGATAGGCTTTTCGCAATTCGGCCGTAA